In the genome of Planctomycetia bacterium, one region contains:
- a CDS encoding secretin N-terminal domain-containing protein, whose amino-acid sequence MRFNERAKLRRLATGACLILAALCGAMPVYAQEAERSELRVYHLKFVQAQEAGQTIAQVLQSDSDMRVAVDVRANRLIVSALPELQKQTEVLLRELDQASEVAAEVSSALPPVTVRVIWLGSKGQGADVPPGLEPVVQELGDLGISNLSLVGQMMINVGDASKSFNVECRPQVGEDSYQLQFEGIQSGPKDGRPMFNVNIVGHQVANGEVIANIANISSTVEVPLNQFIVLGSTSADGWDSVFVLQLVPRSMAAVKK is encoded by the coding sequence ATGCGATTCAACGAACGAGCCAAGCTGCGCCGGTTGGCGACTGGCGCCTGTCTGATCCTGGCGGCCCTGTGCGGCGCAATGCCCGTGTATGCGCAAGAGGCCGAGCGTTCGGAGTTGAGAGTGTACCACTTGAAGTTCGTTCAGGCGCAGGAGGCCGGACAAACGATCGCGCAAGTGTTGCAGTCGGACTCGGATATGCGCGTCGCTGTCGATGTGAGAGCGAACCGCTTGATCGTCAGCGCGCTGCCGGAACTCCAGAAGCAAACGGAGGTGTTGCTGCGAGAGCTCGACCAGGCCAGCGAAGTCGCCGCGGAAGTATCATCGGCGTTGCCCCCAGTGACCGTGCGCGTCATTTGGCTCGGGAGCAAAGGGCAAGGCGCTGACGTGCCGCCGGGACTCGAGCCGGTTGTGCAGGAACTTGGCGACCTGGGCATTTCAAATCTGAGTCTGGTGGGACAGATGATGATCAACGTGGGAGATGCATCCAAGTCGTTCAACGTGGAATGCCGTCCCCAAGTGGGCGAAGATTCGTACCAACTCCAGTTCGAGGGAATTCAATCCGGCCCCAAGGACGGTCGCCCGATGTTCAATGTCAACATCGTAGGTCACCAGGTCGCGAATGGCGAAGTGATTGCGAATATCGCGAACATCTCGTCGACCGTCGAAGTGCCGTTGAATCAGTTTATCGTACTCGGTTCGACGTCTGCCGACGGTTGGGACTCGGTATTCGTGCTGCAACTCGTACCGCGTTCGATGGCAGCCGTGAAGAAGTAG